A single window of Rana temporaria chromosome 1, aRanTem1.1, whole genome shotgun sequence DNA harbors:
- the TPGS2 gene encoding tubulin polyglutamylase complex subunit 2, whose product MASHIEKITLGISKILESSPGVTEVKFEAIPPAERQTIVSWEQKHKCTLPEDLKNFYLMTDGFLMTWSVKVDDRPIQVGSMVIKSISNLTRLRSTSACSLPNAPTLDDLDDGSDEEGHPDRPHFTSKNVIFELDPCNGNGKVCLVYKTSKPGEVTPDPSIWFLDRALYWHFLTDTFTAYYRLLLCHLGLPQWQYSFTSYGLSQQAKQWMNMYKPITFSPATPLSEDPETFTNKLDPNKIFKTKNKTPVTKKKLPGPSAGQKLNLTPSKNPALSGAATRK is encoded by the exons AGTCGTCTCCTGGAGTGACGGAAGTGAAGTTTGAGGCCATTCCTCCTGCTGAACGTCAGACAATTGTCTCCTGGGAGCAG AAACACAAATGTACATTACCGGAAGATTTGAAGAACTTTTATTTAATGACAGATGGCTTCCTGATGACCTGGTCTGTGAAAGTGGATG ACCGTCCCATCCAGGTGGGCTCTATGGTCATTAAGAGCATTTCCAATCTGACCCGGCTGAGATCGACCTCTGCCTGTTCCTTGCCTAACGCACCGACTTTAGATGACCTGGATGACGGCTCGGACGAGGAAG GACATCCCGATCGGCCGCATTTTACTTCCAAGAACGTGATATTTGAACTGGACCCGTGTAATGGCAATGGGAAGGTGTGTCTGGTTTACAAGACGTCCAAACCTG GAGAGGTGACGCCTGACCCCAGCATCTGGTTCCTAGACCGGGCACTCTACTGGCATTTCCTGACGGACACCTTCACCGCTTACTACCGGTTACTTCTGTGCCATCTGGGGCTGCCACAGTGGCAGTATTCCTTTACCAGCTATGGCCTCAGTCAACAGGCCAAG CAATGGATGAACATGTACAAACCCATCACCTTCAGCCCGGCCACCCCGCTGTCCGAGGATCCGGAAACTTTCACCAACAAGCTGGACCCAAATAAAATCTTCAAGACCAAAAACAAAACTCCGGTGACAAAGAAAAAACTTCCCGGCCCATCAGCAGGCCAGAAATTAAATCTCACCCCTTCCAAAAACCCGGCCTTGTCAGGGGCGGCAACACGAAAATGA